In one window of bacterium DNA:
- a CDS encoding AgmX/PglI C-terminal domain-containing protein, whose product MRRALPIVLFFAFCAALADTEIRVARVADQELISSTGPAAESDSRLPNRINAKIHDLSSRLEYVYQEYLDAGGRVEGSLVLRFTIKEDGYVCDVKVVEQSLRNPDLVDALVDKVSHWFFVPNRDEKHPGRVTCVYPFVFTNNVRYSPLEVRPLREGAELHPRRRPYWIDKEINPQLRELEDIYDVYLLGNPRLSGTITFEFVIGDAGTVDRVSVLENTTGAVSLAGDVAKKISGWKFSALEDTDTDHDVVVTYPIYFGSGRVED is encoded by the coding sequence TTGCGCCGGGCCTTACCAATCGTCTTGTTCTTCGCGTTCTGCGCCGCCCTCGCCGACACCGAGATCCGGGTGGCCCGGGTAGCCGACCAGGAGCTCATCTCCTCAACCGGCCCGGCGGCGGAGTCGGACTCGCGTCTGCCCAACCGCATCAACGCCAAAATCCACGACCTGTCGAGCCGCCTCGAGTACGTGTACCAGGAGTACCTGGACGCCGGCGGCCGGGTCGAGGGGAGCCTCGTCCTCCGCTTCACCATCAAGGAGGACGGGTACGTCTGCGACGTGAAGGTGGTGGAGCAGAGCCTGCGGAATCCGGACCTGGTGGACGCGCTGGTGGACAAGGTCTCCCACTGGTTCTTCGTCCCCAACCGCGACGAGAAGCACCCCGGCCGTGTGACCTGCGTGTACCCCTTCGTCTTCACCAACAACGTGCGGTACTCGCCCCTGGAGGTCAGACCGCTCCGTGAGGGCGCGGAACTGCACCCGCGCCGGCGCCCGTACTGGATAGACAAGGAGATCAACCCCCAGCTCAGGGAACTCGAGGACATCTACGACGTTTATCTTCTGGGCAACCCCCGACTCTCGGGGACGATAACCTTCGAGTTCGTCATCGGCGACGCCGGCACCGTGGACCGGGTGAGCGTCCTGGAGAACACGACCGGTGCGGTGAGCCTGGCCGGCGACGTGGCAAAGAAAATCTCCGGCTGGAAGTTCAGCGCCCTGGAAGACACGGATACAGACCACGACGTGGTCGTTACCTACCCGATCTATTTCGGCTCCGGCCGCGTCGAGGATTAG